CGAATCTATTCGGAAGCCTTTTTTGATCAATTTGATTCTTCCTATACCCAAAATTACGATTCATCTTCCTACATTAGAAATTACCAGTTCATCGGTGAGATTGCCGATGTTACGGACTCTTTTTTGGAAATCAATTGCAAAGCAAAATTCAGTGTAGGAGAAGAGATCGAGATCATCTTTCCGGATAGGAAAAGCGATATAAGTATCTTGGTAAAAAGTATTTATAATGAAGAAAACGAACCAATAGATTCTTCCAAGCCCAATACAGTTGCAAAGATAAACCTTCAAGGTTTCAAAAACCTTTTCAAAAACCTTCAAGGTTTCAAAAACCTTGAAGGTTTAGATCATGGAATTGTTAGGAAAAGAATCTGTAACCCCATCGTCCCGATGGGAAATATGGATAAAAATGATTTTCCTGCAGAACAGAAAAAAGAAGACCACCGGGACGGTGGTGATACTGAAATTTTCCATCGTGACAGTAGTGATACAAAATTATGAAAACTTATTTATTTCTACTATTATTTTTTATCGGTTTCTCTCTTTTTGCTGATGAAAATCCGGAAGAGATTTTCTTACAGGCAAAATCAAAAATCAAGGAAAAAGATTTTATGAACACATTCGAATATCTGGCGGAAAATTACACCGATCATTTTTATGGGCAACTTTCATTGTTGGAACTGGCAAAAGTCGAATTATTAGAGAGGAATTACGAAAATGCTCTGTCTTTTCTGAAGAGGATCCATCATTCGGAAATCGTGGATAAGGAATTCTGGATGGCAAAAGCATACCTGAAAAATAATGAGAATGATAATGCAATTATCGCTGCCCAGAATTTTATCTTCGGATCGGATGATTTCAATATGATTGAAGAAGCATATTTTATAATTGCAGAAGCCTATCTGAATGATAAAATCTTCCAGCGTGCTTTGAATACTCTCGAATCCCTAAGAACTTCCAAATATATTAAAAATCACATCCCGCTTTTACACTACAAACTTGGTTTTTGTTATGAACAAATGGGTCAATACGAAAATGCATTGCGTTCATATAAAAAATTGAAGATGGATTTCCCTTACGATCAATACAGTTATCTGGCAGAAGACAAGATCAATAATCTCACCAGAAAAAATAAGATCGAAATTGATTTGAAAAATATTGAACCAATCAATTCCAAAGTAAAGCAGGAAAAGAACACTGAAACCAATTCCATTGAATTAAAGACATATTTACAGGCAGGAGCATTCAGCTTGGAAAAAAATGCCAGAAATCATTCGGTAACGATAAATGAACTTGGATTACCTGCAAAAATTTTTTCTAAAGTAAAAAATGGAAAAACTTTATATATTGTTGCTGCCGGACCGTTTGCTGGTAAGAAAGAATTGCAGACGGCGAAGAAAATGCTGACAGAAAACAATATAACCTCTTTTGAAATAAAGAGATAAAATGATATTAGAAACAAACTTTTAAGAGTGGTGATTAAATCCTCAACTTGTTCCCAAATTGTATTTGGGAACACATTTGTAAAAGAAATTATATTTCGAAAGTTTTCTATCAATATCTAAAAGGACCAAAATGAAACTTTTCAAATACCAGCATTCCCAAATACAATTTGGAAATGAGAAGAACATATCTATTTCTTTCTGTCTCTTTTGTGCCTTTTTGCAGCAATCAATTCCGTTCAATCCGTGCAAATCCGTGAGCAGCAGAAATGTCAGATAAACCAAAACTCACACCCATGTTAAAACAGTTCATGGATATCAAGAACCAGCATCCTGACAAGTTGCTGCTGTTCCGGATGGGTGATTTTTATGAAACTTTTTTTGATGATGCCAGAACTGCGTCTAAAATTCTGGGAATTACTCTTACAACTCGCGATAAAAACGCGAAAAATCCGGTTCCACTAGCTGGATTTCCCTATCACGCTCTTGATAATTATCTCGATAAATTAGTAAAAAGCGGATTGAAAATAGTTATCTGCGAACAGATCGAAGATCCTAAACTGGCAAAAGGTCTGGTCAAAAGAGATGTGGTCGATATCATCACTCCGGGTTCGATCATCGATGGGAAATTTATCGATAAGATCGAGAATAATTTCCTGGCAGCAATTTGCAAAACCGAGAAAGATAAAAAAATCGGATTTTCCGTGATCGATGTTTCTACCGCTGATTTCCTCTTTACTGAAATTAATGAAGAACAACTCAAAAATGAAATTATGAGATTGAAACCTTCGGAAATTATCGTGGAGAACGAGAAAATTGAAACAGAACTGAAAAACCTGAATCTCGAACTTGAACCGACCTTCACTATTTTTGAAAGTTGGTATTTTGACCGTGAAGAAGCAGAACGGCTCTTGAAAAATCACTTTAATGTCTCAACTTTGGAAGGTTTTGGAGCAACTAATAAACCTCTCGGAATCACCGCTGCCGGAGTTGCTCTTGCGTATATTCGCTCTTTAAAAAATGAAAATCTGAAACACATTTATCAACTTCGTTATTATTTTCTGGAAGATTTTCTGCAACTCGATGAAGTTTCCCGTCGCAACCTGGAATTGACAAAATCCATGCGTTTCCAGACTCGTTTCGGTACTCTGATCTCGATCTTGGACAAAACTCAAACTCCGATGGGAGCAAGAAAACTGACAGATTGGATGCTGAATCCATTGATCGATAAACAAAAGATCGAAGATCGGTTATCTGCTGTCGAATCTTTTAAAGATAATATTCCATACACGAATGACTTGCGAACACTTCTCGATACAATTGGTGATTTGAGCAGGTTGATCAGTAAGGTTGGAACTCTGCGAGTCAATCCCCGCGATCTGATCGCTTTGAAAAATTACCTGTCGGTTGCACCTTTATTATTAGAAATCCTGAATGAATTCGATAATGATTTCATCAGATTCTGGCAGGAAAAAATCGGAGATTACTCCAAAATAATTCAGACAATTGAAAATTCCATTATTGAAAATCCTCCTCTCCTGATTACCGATGGAAATATCATCAAAGACGGTTATAATGAATATCTCGATGAATTAAGAGAGATCAGTAAAAGCGGAAAAGGCTGGATCGCAAAACTTGAGCAATACGAACGCAAAAAAACCGGTATTCCAAACCTGAAAGTCAATTATAATCGCGTATTTGGATATTATATTGAGGTTACAAATTCTCATAAAAATAAAGTACCTGAATATTATATTCCAAAACAAACACTGGTCAATTCAGAGCGTTTCATCAGCCCTCAACTGAAGGAATACGAATCAAAAGTTCTGGGAGCGGAAGAACGGATAAAAAATCTGGAGTATGAACTTTTCCAGAAAATCAGGGAACAACTTTTCCAAAAAGTAGAATTGATGCAGCATTTTGTGGATGTTGTCGCTAATCTCGATGTGCTTTCCAATCTGGCTTTTATTGCCTATCAGAATAATTATAAGAAACCTTCTTTTAACGAGGAAGGAATTGTAAAGATAAGAGAATGTCGGCATCCGGTTATTGAGAAATTATTGGAAAATGAAGAATTCATTCCCAATAATGTTGACCTTGATGACAAAGAAAACAAGATTGCTTTAATCACCGGACCGAATATGGCAGGAAAATCGACTTATCTGCGGCAGATTGGTTTGATCGCGATTATGGCTCAAATGGGAAGTTTCGTGCCAGCCGAATCTGCTGATCTTCCCATCTTCGATAAAATTTTTACACGAGTTGGAGCATCCGATAATCTGGCAATGGGACAAAGCACTTTCCTCGTGGAAATGATCGAAACTGCCAATATTCTAAATACAGCAACACCAAAATCTCTTATACTTCTCGACGAAATTGGGAGAGGAACAAGCACTTTTGATGGATTGAGTCTCGCCTGGTCTATTGTCGAGCATATTCATAATAATCCGAAAATTTCTGCGAAAACTTTGTTTGCTACTCATTATCACGAACTGACAGAACTGGAAAATATCCTGCCTGGAGTTAAGAATTTTAATATTGCCGTGAAAGAATGGAATGACAAGATCATCTTTATCAGGAAGATCGAACGGGGAAGTGCTGACCAGAGCTATGGAATTCAAGTGGCAAGACTTGCTGGAATTCCTAAAAAAGTGATCAAACGGGCAAAAGAGATTTTATCCAATCTCGAAGAACATGAATTAAGTCCTCAAGGCTTAACTGCTAAGGCAAAAAAGCAGCTATTTCGAGAATCCGGGCAGCTCGATATTTTCGATGCCATCATCGATAAAGCAGAAAAGAAAAACGAGATTTTAGAGGAAATTAAAAAACTCGACATAGAGAACTTGACTCCCATGCAGGCGATTCAGAAATTGTTTGAGTTGCAGGAGAAATTGTAGTGAAAACTTGCCAAATTTTTGAAATTTGGCAAATTTATAAAATAGGAGGAACAATGCATTTCAAATTATTATCAGATGCAGATCTGAAAGCAATCGATGCTTTGAAAGAATTTCACGGCGGTGCAGAACACATCGTCAAGACGATCAAAGAGATGAGAGATTTTGAAACCAGAAAAAAAATTCTCGCCAACAAAGGTTATGGAAAAATGATCGAGGAAGCAGAAGAATTGGTTAAAAAATTTGCTAAAGTCGGAGATTATGAAAAGGAAAATAACATCAAATTTAACGATAAGTTTGGTGTTGCTACAGCTCAAGTTTCCGGTTGGCAGGGAGCAAAAGTAACTCATCATGCCATGAAAAGAATTGCAGAAAGTGCAAATACTAATGAACCTTGTTATGTCCCGTCTGAATTCATATCAGTTGTGGCTCTTACTGACAATTATGTTTATAATGGTGATTTGATGGCAACTCTGACCATGGCAGAAAACATCATGAAAGGTTCAAAATTCTGCAGCACGAACCTGATCGGCACTCCTCAACCTGAAAAACGATTCGTAGAATTGGAAAAAATCACAGGAAAAAAATTTGAGAGAGCAGATGCCGGAAATGGTTTATCCAACCTTATCTTGAAAAACCAGGGAACTTTTTTTGGAAATTTCGGAGGGATCGAGTGTGCAAATGATAATCATCTTGTCTATTTAGATGGAATTACCAGAACGGCTCTGGCAAATGGAGCAGATTTCTTCCTGAATCCAAGCTGGAGCACGATTGTTGCAGTTTGTTATTATGGTCGTGATATTCCAAATCTTCATATTAAGATTTCGATGCTGCTCGCAACTCAAAACCTGATGCAATTCCGAATGCTCCTCAATATAATGAAAGAATACATTCGTGATGATATGACTTCTTCCTTATATGAGATAAATATCGGTAATGGAGTGAGTCCTGAAAACTTCATTCAATGTGCAAAAGAACTGAAGGAAAGCGGGATCAAAGGTGTCAGTCTGGCTGCTCATATTTATATCAATCCTGATCTGGGAATTGCCGGTTTTAATTGGACTGAAAATATGTATAAAGTTCTCGAAAGCGGAACAGATATGACCTATAAATATGAAAGCGATGGAACTGCTCGCGAAATGGATACGATGGAAGCATATTTCCTTCCTGAAGATGAACGAAATGCAAATGCAGAAAAGATCGGTGATGTAATTTTTTATAAAGCTATGCAGGCTTCAAGAGATGGAAGAAATATGATGAAAAAAGGGATCAAAGCAGTTTTTGGCGGGAGTTCGTATTAATTGAATCGGTTTAATTGGTTGAATCAGAAAATTAGATGAAGAAGGAAACCTTGCGTCATAAAGATCAAGCAGATTATTTGTTCTTAAAAGAATTGCATAAAACTGTTAAGAGTTAATATATTGCTGATTTAGATACATGAAACCAGAATCCCAAACATGTGAATATAAAGAAAAACTCAACGAAGGAATCTTTAAAACAATTTCTGCTTTTGCTAATACAAAAGGTGGAGAAATAATTGTTGGAATATCAAAAAGGGAGGAAATCAAAGGTATTAGCATCACGAACCTGGAATTCGAGGATTTCACAAATCGAGTCATTAAATTGTTAGGAATTCATCCTGAAATGAGAATGTCAGATATTGATGATAAAACAATTCTGAAGATCAATGTCAGGAAATCCAATCAGCCAATCTCATTTCAAGGAAAATATTACATCCGGATTGCAAGTACTACCAGGTTGATGAAAGATGATGAATTGCGGGAATTCTTCATTAAAGGTTCGAATTGGGACAGTTACACTGAAGACTATTCATATGATGAAATTGATGAAGAAACGATCAGGAAATTTGTGCGATTAGCGATCAATAACGGCAGGTTGAGTTCCGCCAGCGAATGGGAAAATCCTAAAGACATTCTCGAAAAATTGAAATTAAGCGATTCCGATAAGATCACAAATGCGGCAATTATTTTGTTCGGGAAAAATCCCCAAAAACATTTCGTCAATGTGGTTGTTCGGATCGGTCGTTTTAAAGACCAAGCATCCATTATCAGTGATAGAAAGATTGGGGGAAATCTATTTAAAATTGCAGAAGAATCTGAAAATACGATCAAGCAATTCATCAATGTAAGATATGAAATCAAGGATTCGTTCCAAAGAAAAGAAATCTGGGATTACCCGTTGCCTGCGATCAGGGAAGCATTGTTTAATGCAATCATTCACCGGGATTATTTCAAATCCAATATTCAAATTCAGATCAAGGTCTTCGATAATTTCATCTGGTTTTACAATCCCGGGATTCTACCGGAAGAATTGACCGTCGAGAAACTGCATGGGATTCATCCTTCCATTGCCAGAAATCCTTTGATCATGAATGTTTTCTACCTGGCAGGTTTTGTGGAAGAATACGGTTCCGGATTCGAACGCATCAAAAATGCCTTCAAAGAGCAGGAATTACCTGATCCTTTGATCTCAACTGACGATTCCGGTTTTATCCTGCAGTTTAATAAAAGGATAGAACTACCTGATATAAGGAACTTGAATGAAAGGCAAAAGAAAACAGTCGGATATCTAAAAAAAGAAGGACGAATATCAACTAAAATTTATCAAAAAATTAACGAAACATCTACTCGAACTTCAATCAG
This genomic interval from Candidatus Cloacimonadota bacterium contains the following:
- the mutS gene encoding DNA mismatch repair protein MutS, encoding MLKQFMDIKNQHPDKLLLFRMGDFYETFFDDARTASKILGITLTTRDKNAKNPVPLAGFPYHALDNYLDKLVKSGLKIVICEQIEDPKLAKGLVKRDVVDIITPGSIIDGKFIDKIENNFLAAICKTEKDKKIGFSVIDVSTADFLFTEINEEQLKNEIMRLKPSEIIVENEKIETELKNLNLELEPTFTIFESWYFDREEAERLLKNHFNVSTLEGFGATNKPLGITAAGVALAYIRSLKNENLKHIYQLRYYFLEDFLQLDEVSRRNLELTKSMRFQTRFGTLISILDKTQTPMGARKLTDWMLNPLIDKQKIEDRLSAVESFKDNIPYTNDLRTLLDTIGDLSRLISKVGTLRVNPRDLIALKNYLSVAPLLLEILNEFDNDFIRFWQEKIGDYSKIIQTIENSIIENPPLLITDGNIIKDGYNEYLDELREISKSGKGWIAKLEQYERKKTGIPNLKVNYNRVFGYYIEVTNSHKNKVPEYYIPKQTLVNSERFISPQLKEYESKVLGAEERIKNLEYELFQKIREQLFQKVELMQHFVDVVANLDVLSNLAFIAYQNNYKKPSFNEEGIVKIRECRHPVIEKLLENEEFIPNNVDLDDKENKIALITGPNMAGKSTYLRQIGLIAIMAQMGSFVPAESADLPIFDKIFTRVGASDNLAMGQSTFLVEMIETANILNTATPKSLILLDEIGRGTSTFDGLSLAWSIVEHIHNNPKISAKTLFATHYHELTELENILPGVKNFNIAVKEWNDKIIFIRKIERGSADQSYGIQVARLAGIPKKVIKRAKEILSNLEEHELSPQGLTAKAKKQLFRESGQLDIFDAIIDKAEKKNEILEEIKKLDIENLTPMQAIQKLFELQEKL
- a CDS encoding SPOR domain-containing protein — protein: MKTYLFLLLFFIGFSLFADENPEEIFLQAKSKIKEKDFMNTFEYLAENYTDHFYGQLSLLELAKVELLERNYENALSFLKRIHHSEIVDKEFWMAKAYLKNNENDNAIIAAQNFIFGSDDFNMIEEAYFIIAEAYLNDKIFQRALNTLESLRTSKYIKNHIPLLHYKLGFCYEQMGQYENALRSYKKLKMDFPYDQYSYLAEDKINNLTRKNKIEIDLKNIEPINSKVKQEKNTETNSIELKTYLQAGAFSLEKNARNHSVTINELGLPAKIFSKVKNGKTLYIVAAGPFAGKKELQTAKKMLTENNITSFEIKR
- a CDS encoding transcriptional regulator codes for the protein MKPESQTCEYKEKLNEGIFKTISAFANTKGGEIIVGISKREEIKGISITNLEFEDFTNRVIKLLGIHPEMRMSDIDDKTILKINVRKSNQPISFQGKYYIRIASTTRLMKDDELREFFIKGSNWDSYTEDYSYDEIDEETIRKFVRLAINNGRLSSASEWENPKDILEKLKLSDSDKITNAAIILFGKNPQKHFVNVVVRIGRFKDQASIISDRKIGGNLFKIAEESENTIKQFINVRYEIKDSFQRKEIWDYPLPAIREALFNAIIHRDYFKSNIQIQIKVFDNFIWFYNPGILPEELTVEKLHGIHPSIARNPLIMNVFYLAGFVEEYGSGFERIKNAFKEQELPDPLISTDDSGFILQFNKRIELPDIRNLNERQKKTVGYLKKEGRISTKIYQKINETSTRTSIRDLNDLIDKGFLIRIGDGKSVYYILKK